A stretch of Shinella zoogloeoides DNA encodes these proteins:
- a CDS encoding S-(hydroxymethyl)glutathione dehydrogenase/class III alcohol dehydrogenase, which yields MDVRAAVAVQAGKPLEIMTVQLEGPRAGEVLVEVKATGICHTDDFTLSGADPEGLFPAILGHEGAGVVVDVGPGVTSVKKGDHVIPLYTPECRECYSCLSRKTNLCTAIRATQGQGLMPDGTSRFSIGKDKIHHYMGCSTFANYTVLPEIALAKVNPDAPFDKICYIGCGVTTGIGAVINTAKVEIGSTAVVFGLGGIGLNVLQGLRLAGADMIIGVDINPDRKAWGEKFGMTHFVNPKEVGEDIVPYLVNMTKRNGDLIGGADYTFDCTGNTKVMRQALESAHRGWGKSVIIGVAGAGQEISTRPFQLVTGRQWMGTAFGGARGRTDVPKIVDWYMDGKIQIDPMITHTMPLEEINTGFDLMHSGKSIRGVVVY from the coding sequence ATGGACGTACGCGCCGCCGTAGCCGTTCAGGCCGGCAAACCGCTTGAGATCATGACCGTACAGCTCGAAGGCCCGCGCGCCGGCGAAGTGCTGGTCGAGGTGAAGGCGACCGGCATCTGCCACACCGATGACTTCACCCTGTCGGGCGCCGACCCGGAAGGCCTCTTCCCCGCCATCCTCGGCCATGAGGGTGCGGGCGTCGTCGTCGATGTCGGCCCGGGCGTCACCTCGGTGAAGAAGGGCGACCATGTCATCCCGCTCTACACGCCGGAATGCCGCGAGTGCTATTCGTGCCTGTCGCGCAAGACCAACCTGTGCACCGCCATCCGCGCCACCCAGGGCCAGGGCCTGATGCCCGACGGCACGTCGCGCTTCTCCATCGGCAAGGACAAGATCCATCACTATATGGGCTGCTCCACCTTCGCCAACTACACGGTCCTGCCGGAGATCGCGCTGGCCAAGGTCAACCCGGACGCCCCCTTCGACAAGATCTGCTACATCGGCTGCGGCGTGACGACCGGCATCGGCGCCGTCATCAACACGGCCAAGGTCGAGATCGGCTCGACGGCCGTGGTCTTCGGCCTCGGCGGCATCGGCCTCAACGTGCTGCAGGGCCTTCGCCTTGCCGGCGCGGACATGATCATCGGCGTCGACATCAACCCCGACCGCAAGGCATGGGGCGAGAAGTTCGGCATGACGCACTTCGTCAATCCGAAGGAGGTCGGCGAGGACATCGTGCCCTATCTCGTCAACATGACGAAGCGGAACGGCGACCTGATCGGCGGGGCGGACTACACGTTCGACTGCACGGGCAACACCAAGGTGATGCGCCAGGCGCTGGAATCGGCCCATCGCGGCTGGGGCAAGTCGGTCATCATCGGCGTTGCCGGCGCGGGTCAGGAAATCTCCACCCGTCCGTTCCAGCTCGTCACCGGCCGCCAGTGGATGGGCACGGCCTTCGGCGGGGCGCGCGGGCGCACGGACGTGCCGAAGATCGTCGACTGGTACATGGACGGCAAGATCCAGATCGACCCGATGATCACCCACACCATGCCCCTCGAAGAGATCAACACCGGCTTCGACCTCATGCATTCGGGCAAGTCCATCCGCGGCGTGGTCGTCTATTGA
- a CDS encoding YaiI/YqxD family protein codes for MTEDRPTIFVDADACPVKPEILKVAERHGLPVTFVANSGLRPSRDPMVRNVIVSGAFDAADNWIAENVREGDIVITADVPLAGRTVASGAHVTGPTGRLFDRTNIGMASAMRDLGAHLRETGESKGYNAAFSPRDRSTFLETLDRLCRRAKNARAGE; via the coding sequence ATGACCGAGGACCGACCCACCATCTTCGTTGACGCCGACGCCTGCCCGGTCAAGCCGGAAATCCTGAAGGTGGCGGAGCGCCACGGCCTGCCGGTGACCTTCGTGGCCAATTCCGGGCTTCGCCCGTCACGCGATCCCATGGTGCGGAACGTCATCGTGTCGGGCGCCTTCGACGCGGCCGACAACTGGATCGCAGAGAATGTCCGCGAGGGCGACATCGTCATCACCGCCGACGTGCCGCTCGCCGGACGCACGGTCGCCAGCGGCGCGCATGTCACCGGGCCGACCGGCCGGCTGTTCGACAGGACCAATATCGGCATGGCGAGCGCCATGCGCGACCTCGGGGCACATCTGCGCGAAACGGGCGAAAGCAAGGGCTACAATGCCGCCTTCTCACCGCGCGACCGTTCCACCTTCCTCGAAACGCTCGACCGCCTCTGCCGGCGGGCGAAGAACGC
- a CDS encoding DMT family transporter: protein MNNAAGPAGDRTEGSVMQGVALMAAAMLMLPCMDAIAKYMANYAGMSPGQVTFYRFFFQILCTVPLIFTAAGAAMLRPKRPWMNLLRGAIHGAASLLFFAAVKYMPLADVFAIYFVEPFILTAMSAVFLGERVGWRRWLAIMVGFGGALIVIQPSFIVFGWTALLPVACAFLYSIYLFMNRALGNADSPLTMQTIAGFGGTLFMGAALLAGSSVGIADFAISLPPSLFTLALLVVLGALSGYAHMLVVRAFRMAPLSLLAPFQYFEIISATVLGYAIFGDFPTPSKWLGIAIIVASGLFIIWREHRSRQATADIAFE from the coding sequence ATGAACAATGCCGCAGGCCCCGCCGGGGATCGGACGGAAGGAAGCGTAATGCAGGGCGTGGCGCTAATGGCGGCCGCCATGCTCATGCTGCCCTGCATGGACGCCATCGCCAAGTACATGGCCAACTATGCGGGCATGTCGCCCGGGCAGGTGACGTTCTACCGCTTCTTCTTCCAGATCCTCTGCACCGTCCCGCTGATCTTCACCGCGGCCGGCGCGGCCATGCTGCGGCCGAAGCGGCCGTGGATGAACCTCTTGCGCGGGGCGATCCACGGGGCGGCAAGCCTGCTGTTCTTCGCCGCGGTGAAATACATGCCGCTGGCGGATGTCTTCGCGATCTACTTCGTCGAGCCGTTCATCCTCACCGCCATGTCGGCGGTCTTCCTCGGCGAGCGCGTCGGCTGGCGGCGCTGGCTCGCCATCATGGTCGGCTTCGGTGGCGCGCTCATCGTCATCCAGCCGAGCTTCATCGTCTTCGGCTGGACCGCGCTGCTGCCGGTCGCCTGCGCCTTCCTCTATTCCATCTATCTCTTCATGAACCGCGCGCTCGGCAATGCCGATTCCCCGCTCACGATGCAGACCATCGCCGGCTTCGGCGGAACGCTCTTCATGGGCGCGGCGCTGCTTGCCGGCTCCTCGGTCGGTATCGCCGATTTTGCGATCTCCCTGCCGCCCTCGCTCTTCACGCTGGCGCTCCTCGTCGTCCTCGGTGCGCTGTCCGGCTATGCCCACATGCTCGTGGTGCGTGCCTTCCGCATGGCGCCGCTCTCGCTGCTCGCGCCGTTCCAGTATTTCGAGATCATTTCCGCGACGGTGCTCGGCTATGCGATCTTCGGCGATTTCCCGACGCCGTCCAAATGGCTCGGCATCGCCATCATCGTCGCTTCCGGCCTCTTCATCATCTGGCGCGAGCACAGGAGCCGGCAGGCGACGGCCGATATCGCCTTCGAGTGA
- a CDS encoding GNAT family N-acetyltransferase, with protein sequence MTAPAYSVDVRRLEAFSAGELYALLRLRVDVFVVEQDCAYPELDGKDEAALHLRLLIDGETAGYARLWRPENAPPRIGRVLVAPAHRGKRLGKALMREAIRACETQFPGVPIALSAQSHLEHFYRSLGFAPTSAEYVEDGIPHIDMLRATSET encoded by the coding sequence ATGACGGCACCCGCCTACAGCGTCGATGTGCGCCGGCTGGAGGCCTTCTCCGCCGGCGAACTCTACGCGCTGCTCAGGCTGCGCGTGGACGTCTTCGTCGTGGAGCAGGACTGTGCCTATCCGGAACTGGACGGCAAGGACGAGGCCGCGCTGCACCTCAGGCTGCTGATAGACGGCGAAACGGCAGGCTACGCGCGGCTGTGGCGGCCCGAAAACGCGCCGCCGCGTATCGGCCGCGTGCTCGTCGCGCCGGCCCATCGTGGCAAACGGCTCGGCAAAGCGCTGATGCGCGAGGCGATCCGGGCCTGCGAGACGCAGTTTCCGGGCGTGCCCATCGCGCTCTCCGCGCAAAGCCATCTGGAGCATTTCTACCGTTCGCTCGGCTTTGCACCGACATCGGCGGAATATGTCGAGGACGGCATCCCGCATATCGACATGCTGCGCGCGACCAGCGAAACTTGA
- the lipB gene encoding lipoyl(octanoyl) transferase LipB — protein sequence MQRQDISAPLLAAAGSPPVRWRVARDLVPYDVAVETMENEAAAIANGEADELVWLVEHPPLYTAGTSADVADLVAPDRFPVFSTGRGGEYTYHGPGQRVVYVMLDLKRRRQDVRAFVAALEAVVIDALSSMNVRGERREDRVGVWVRRPERPALPDGSPAEDKIAAIGIRLRRWVSFHGFSLNVDPDLEHFSGIVPCGIRGYGVTSLVDLGLPVMMSDVDMRIRDSFEHVFGPTVSETDCRPA from the coding sequence ATGCAACGTCAGGACATTTCCGCTCCCCTTCTTGCCGCCGCCGGCTCGCCGCCGGTGCGCTGGCGCGTCGCGCGCGACCTCGTGCCCTATGACGTCGCCGTCGAAACCATGGAAAACGAAGCGGCGGCGATCGCCAATGGCGAGGCCGACGAACTCGTCTGGCTCGTCGAGCATCCGCCGCTCTACACGGCCGGCACCAGCGCGGACGTGGCCGATCTGGTGGCGCCGGACCGCTTCCCGGTGTTTTCCACAGGCCGCGGCGGCGAGTACACCTATCATGGCCCCGGCCAGCGCGTCGTCTACGTCATGCTCGACCTGAAGCGCCGCCGGCAGGATGTGCGCGCCTTCGTGGCGGCGCTGGAGGCCGTGGTAATCGATGCGCTCTCTTCCATGAATGTACGCGGCGAGCGGCGAGAGGATCGCGTCGGCGTCTGGGTCAGGCGGCCGGAGCGGCCCGCCTTGCCGGACGGCTCGCCCGCCGAGGACAAGATCGCCGCGATCGGCATCCGGCTGCGCCGCTGGGTGAGCTTCCACGGCTTCTCGCTGAACGTCGATCCCGACCTCGAGCACTTTTCCGGCATCGTGCCGTGCGGCATCCGCGGCTATGGCGTGACGAGCCTCGTCGATCTCGGCCTGCCCGTCATGATGAGCGATGTCGACATGCGGATCCGCGATTCGTTCGAGCACGTCTTCGGGCCGACCGTTTCGGAGACGGACTGTCGACCGGCCTGA
- a CDS encoding helix-turn-helix domain-containing protein — MTFPGESESNTIPFPLRPRDGDTLGGRIWRARDALGYSLEDLACRLALPEETVGGWERDHAEPEAGALFRLAETLRVSPSWLIAGIGTPPPEPAGSEYLYPLQCRLREVRQLHEQTGNAIAALEAEIARLIDRDQD; from the coding sequence ATGACCTTTCCCGGCGAGAGCGAAAGCAACACCATCCCCTTCCCCTTGCGCCCCCGCGACGGCGATACGCTCGGCGGACGCATCTGGCGGGCGCGCGACGCGCTCGGCTATTCGCTGGAAGACCTCGCCTGCCGCCTCGCCCTGCCGGAAGAAACGGTGGGCGGATGGGAGCGCGACCATGCGGAGCCGGAGGCCGGAGCGCTCTTCAGGCTGGCCGAGACGCTCCGCGTTTCCCCTTCCTGGCTGATCGCCGGCATCGGCACGCCGCCGCCCGAGCCGGCCGGCAGCGAATATCTCTATCCGCTGCAATGCCGTCTCAGGGAGGTCCGGCAATTGCACGAGCAGACGGGCAATGCGATTGCCGCGCTCGAAGCCGAAATCGCCCGGTTGATCGACAGGGATCAGGACTGA